The Agrobacterium vitis genome has a segment encoding these proteins:
- the cysN gene encoding sulfate adenylyltransferase subunit CysN produces the protein MTASATALAANLASTSDFSSKESSQGLSLANAVPQSEAAYTGRDSRPLRLITCGSVDDGKSTLIGRLLWDTKAVKEDQAATLRRDSGKQNDLGLPDFALLLDGLQAEREQGITIDVAYRYFATDKRSFIVADTPGHEQYTRNMATGASTADLAVLLVDARAGILEQTRRHATIASLMGIKQFVLAVNKIDLTNYEKAGFDAIVQEFKDIALTLGVRQTTAIPMSALKGENVVYSGQEPMPWYDGPTLVEALERATSRSAQSTGFRLPVQRVSRPGESFRGYQGTVAGGAVKPGDSVAILPSGAVANVKQIVTFDLVRNAAVAGDAITLVLDRQVDVSRGDMIVSLDAEPQVGLAFDAQLVALQPDGILPNKRYWLKSGSRRQRVQVKPVQQLDLKNGKWGPAESLPMNAIGKVHLAFDEKAVFDPYEQNRSTGAFILIDPDTNNTVAGGMITAKRSDVDGLNSGEARVLLSLPADLADQLMATELLAARRDEVELRRVTTAKARDLLDGIEG, from the coding sequence ATGACCGCAAGCGCAACCGCACTCGCCGCCAACCTGGCGTCCACATCGGATTTTTCCTCCAAAGAATCGTCGCAGGGGCTTTCCTTGGCAAATGCTGTTCCTCAGTCCGAAGCGGCCTATACCGGTCGTGATTCCCGGCCCTTGCGCCTGATCACCTGCGGTTCGGTCGATGACGGCAAATCGACGCTGATCGGTCGGTTGCTGTGGGATACCAAGGCGGTCAAGGAAGACCAGGCGGCAACGCTGCGCCGCGATAGCGGCAAGCAGAACGATCTTGGCCTGCCGGATTTCGCATTGCTGCTCGACGGTCTTCAGGCGGAACGCGAACAGGGCATCACCATCGATGTCGCCTATCGTTATTTTGCCACCGACAAGCGCTCCTTCATCGTCGCCGACACGCCCGGCCATGAGCAATATACCCGCAACATGGCAACCGGCGCCTCGACTGCCGATCTCGCCGTGCTGCTGGTCGATGCCCGCGCCGGTATTTTGGAGCAGACCCGTCGCCATGCGACGATTGCATCCTTGATGGGCATCAAGCAATTCGTGCTGGCCGTCAACAAGATCGACCTGACCAATTACGAAAAGGCTGGTTTCGACGCCATCGTCCAGGAATTCAAGGACATCGCCCTGACGCTCGGCGTGCGCCAGACCACCGCCATTCCGATGTCGGCGCTGAAAGGCGAAAACGTCGTCTATTCCGGCCAGGAGCCGATGCCCTGGTATGATGGCCCGACGCTGGTGGAAGCGCTGGAACGCGCCACTTCGCGCTCGGCACAATCGACCGGTTTCCGCCTGCCGGTGCAGCGTGTGTCGCGTCCGGGTGAAAGCTTTCGCGGCTATCAGGGTACGGTGGCCGGTGGCGCGGTCAAGCCGGGCGATAGCGTCGCCATCCTGCCCTCGGGTGCTGTTGCCAATGTCAAGCAGATCGTTACCTTCGATCTGGTGCGCAACGCGGCTGTGGCTGGCGATGCCATTACCCTGGTGCTCGACCGGCAGGTGGATGTGTCGCGCGGTGACATGATCGTCTCGCTCGATGCCGAGCCACAGGTTGGCCTCGCCTTCGATGCGCAGCTCGTGGCTTTGCAGCCGGACGGCATTCTGCCCAACAAGCGCTACTGGCTGAAAAGCGGATCGCGCCGCCAGCGTGTCCAGGTCAAGCCAGTGCAGCAACTGGATCTGAAAAACGGCAAATGGGGTCCGGCGGAAAGCCTTCCCATGAACGCCATCGGCAAGGTGCATCTGGCCTTCGACGAAAAGGCGGTGTTTGACCCTTACGAGCAGAACCGCTCCACCGGTGCCTTCATCCTGATCGACCCCGACACCAACAACACGGTGGCTGGCGGTATGATCACCGCCAAGCGCTCGGATGTCGATGGCCTGAACTCCGGCGAAGCCCGCGTCCTTCTCTCGCTGCCCGCCGACCTCGCCGACCAGCTCATGGCCACCGAACTGCTGGCCGCCCGCCGCGACGAAGTGGAACTGCGCCGCGTGACGACCGCCAAGGCGCGGGACTTGCTGGACGGGATTGAGGGGTAA
- the cysD gene encoding sulfate adenylyltransferase subunit CysD, translating into MHLHQSEFDPHSKEVVARAPLDPHLKALENEAIHIFREVAGEFDNPVMLYSIGKDSSVLLHLARKAFYPGRVPFPLLHIDTGWKFREMIAFRDEMAKRYDLDLVVHTNPRGKTEGVTPFSHGSALYTDIMKTEALRQALDAGKYDAAFGGARRDEEASRAKERIYSFRTPDHKWDPRNQRPELWNVYNGMIRRGESVRAFPLSNWTEVDIWRYIQAENIPLVPLYFAEKRPFIERDGMMILAEDERLELLPGEKIQHGSIRFRTLGCFPLTGALRSEARTLDDVIAELEIATVSERQGRAIDRDQSGSMEKKKREGYF; encoded by the coding sequence ATGCATCTGCATCAGTCCGAGTTTGATCCGCATTCCAAGGAGGTCGTGGCGCGTGCGCCACTTGATCCGCATTTGAAGGCGCTGGAAAACGAGGCGATCCATATTTTCCGCGAAGTCGCCGGTGAGTTCGACAATCCGGTGATGCTCTATTCGATCGGCAAGGATTCGTCCGTGCTGCTGCACCTGGCGCGCAAGGCCTTTTATCCGGGCCGGGTGCCGTTTCCGCTGCTGCATATCGATACCGGCTGGAAGTTCAGGGAAATGATCGCCTTCCGCGACGAGATGGCGAAGCGTTACGATCTGGATCTGGTCGTCCATACCAATCCGCGCGGCAAGACTGAAGGTGTCACGCCCTTTTCCCACGGTTCGGCGCTCTATACCGACATCATGAAGACAGAGGCGCTGCGCCAGGCGCTGGACGCTGGCAAATATGACGCTGCCTTCGGTGGTGCGCGCCGTGATGAAGAAGCCTCGCGCGCCAAGGAGCGGATCTATTCCTTCCGTACGCCTGACCATAAATGGGACCCGCGCAACCAGCGCCCGGAACTGTGGAATGTCTATAACGGCATGATCCGCCGGGGTGAAAGCGTGCGGGCCTTCCCGCTGTCCAACTGGACGGAGGTTGATATCTGGCGCTATATTCAGGCGGAAAACATTCCGCTGGTGCCGCTCTATTTCGCCGAAAAGCGACCCTTCATTGAGCGCGATGGCATGATGATCCTGGCCGAAGACGAGCGGCTGGAACTGCTGCCGGGCGAAAAGATCCAGCATGGATCGATCCGCTTCCGCACGCTCGGCTGCTTCCCGCTGACCGGCGCGCTCCGATCCGAGGCCCGGACCTTGGATGACGTGATTGCCGAACTGGAAATCGCCACCGTCTCCGAGCGTCAGGGTCGCGCTATCGACCGTGACCAGTCCGGATCGATGGAAAAGAAGAAACGCGAAGGATATTTCTGA
- a CDS encoding phosphoadenylyl-sulfate reductase codes for MTSQSNPQAVATLDAALADLDLTARLRLVQELGGRSVFTTSLGLEDQVITAAIGLAGLSIEVATLQTGRLFKETLDLIAETEERFGLSITQYAPDQDDIDAYAAKYGLNGFYESVEARHACCHVRKLVPLARALQGASVWVTGLRRSQSGNRATTPFAEYDAERNLIKINPLADWSLDDINAYVESQAVPINPLHARGYPSIGCEPCTRAIKPGEPERAGRWWWENDEKRECGLHVPDAAIPSLNSSSL; via the coding sequence ATGACATCGCAATCCAATCCTCAGGCCGTTGCCACCCTGGACGCGGCTCTCGCTGATCTTGATCTCACCGCCCGTCTGCGTCTTGTCCAGGAGCTTGGTGGCCGGTCGGTGTTCACCACGAGCCTCGGTCTTGAGGATCAGGTGATTACGGCGGCAATCGGCCTTGCCGGCCTTTCCATTGAGGTTGCAACCTTGCAGACCGGTCGCCTGTTCAAGGAAACCCTCGATCTGATCGCCGAGACTGAAGAGCGTTTCGGTCTTTCCATCACGCAATATGCGCCCGATCAGGACGATATTGACGCCTATGCGGCAAAATATGGCTTGAACGGCTTTTACGAAAGCGTTGAAGCGCGCCATGCCTGCTGTCATGTGCGCAAGCTTGTTCCTCTGGCGCGGGCGCTGCAAGGCGCTTCTGTCTGGGTGACGGGCTTGCGCCGCAGCCAGTCCGGCAATCGCGCCACCACGCCGTTCGCCGAATATGATGCCGAGCGCAACCTGATCAAGATCAACCCGCTGGCCGATTGGTCGCTGGACGACATCAACGCCTATGTGGAAAGCCAGGCGGTGCCGATCAATCCGCTGCATGCGCGCGGCTATCCCTCGATTGGCTGTGAACCTTGCACCCGCGCCATCAAGCCGGGCGAGCCTGAACGGGCTGGCCGCTGGTGGTGGGAAAATGACGAGAAGCGCGAATGCGGCCTGCATGTGCCGGACGCTGCCATCCCATCGCTGAATTCCAGTTCCCTTTAA
- a CDS encoding methyl-accepting chemotaxis protein, which yields MSFMNNASIRTKILSLIIPVCVISIGGLGLVANSYKSTDTEYSDFIATDSIAASQMYRTTTSLLAMGYGAYQLIAYDVGSLDVANIKAAYADAASTVFKRLDAAKALAPELAGDIDQFASRAHDIQALTDKAVQLVTDGKRDEARALLVKADPLIAKWRDDLRDWNNTNTTTLLKKSDALTDQTNSTILTSLSVVGSVMLMAILLALFVTSRGIIGPIDKLRSRMIALANGESQQEIPGLSRKDEVGQMAVAVGVFRDNAIERVRLEQETAANRSLSEKERLEREEQKAREAADIQFAVDNLANGLSHLSDGDVSYRIGQPFVAHLDGVRASFNNSAEKLQEALTHVAQNARAIDAGANEIKAAADDLAKRTEQQAASVEETAAALEQITTTVKDSTRRAQEAGTLVSRTKAGAEQSGEVVRRAVIAMEQIEKSSAEISNIISVIDEIAFQTNLLALNAGVEAARAGEAGKGFAVVAQEVRELAQRSANAAKDIKALITTSNSQVQSGVQLVGETGTALQTMVAEVQEINRHVSAIVEAAHEQSSGLQQINTAVNQMDQDTQKNAAMVEESTAASHGLAREVASLNQLLSQFKLAGGGQSGFNSGSAYAAPVRPAPIHPAQAPVASPARALGRKIAGAFSGKSSATAAAAADQSWEEF from the coding sequence ATGTCCTTCATGAACAATGCGAGTATTCGCACGAAAATTTTGTCACTAATCATTCCGGTCTGCGTGATCAGCATTGGTGGTCTGGGCTTGGTCGCCAACAGTTACAAGTCCACGGATACCGAATATTCTGACTTCATCGCTACGGACAGTATTGCAGCAAGCCAGATGTATCGGACGACGACATCTCTGCTGGCGATGGGATATGGCGCCTATCAGCTTATCGCCTATGATGTCGGTTCTCTCGATGTGGCCAACATCAAGGCAGCCTATGCGGATGCAGCTTCGACCGTCTTCAAGCGTCTGGACGCAGCCAAGGCACTAGCGCCTGAACTTGCAGGCGATATCGACCAGTTTGCCAGCCGCGCCCACGACATTCAGGCCCTGACCGACAAGGCGGTTCAATTGGTTACCGATGGGAAGCGTGATGAGGCCAGAGCCCTTCTCGTCAAGGCGGATCCCTTAATTGCCAAATGGCGAGACGATCTTCGCGACTGGAATAACACCAATACGACGACTCTCCTGAAAAAAAGCGATGCACTGACCGACCAGACCAATTCAACCATCTTGACCTCATTGAGCGTTGTTGGCAGCGTCATGCTGATGGCCATCCTTTTGGCGTTGTTCGTCACCTCGCGTGGCATTATCGGCCCGATCGATAAGCTTCGCAGTCGGATGATAGCGCTGGCAAACGGTGAATCGCAGCAGGAGATACCCGGTCTATCGCGCAAGGATGAGGTCGGGCAGATGGCTGTCGCTGTCGGCGTGTTCCGCGACAATGCCATTGAGCGTGTCCGTCTGGAGCAGGAAACCGCAGCCAATCGCAGCCTCTCGGAAAAAGAGCGTCTGGAACGCGAGGAGCAAAAGGCCAGGGAAGCGGCGGATATCCAATTTGCGGTCGATAATCTGGCAAACGGGCTTTCGCATCTGTCGGATGGCGATGTCTCCTATCGTATCGGCCAGCCTTTCGTCGCCCATCTCGATGGCGTGCGCGCCAGCTTCAACAACTCGGCTGAAAAATTGCAGGAAGCGCTGACCCATGTCGCCCAGAATGCCCGGGCAATCGATGCGGGCGCCAATGAAATAAAGGCGGCAGCCGATGATCTGGCCAAGCGCACCGAGCAGCAGGCCGCCTCCGTCGAGGAAACGGCCGCAGCCCTGGAACAGATCACCACCACCGTGAAGGATTCGACCCGTCGTGCCCAGGAAGCGGGAACCCTGGTTTCGCGCACCAAGGCCGGCGCAGAGCAATCCGGTGAAGTGGTGCGCCGCGCCGTGATCGCCATGGAACAGATCGAAAAATCATCGGCTGAGATTTCCAACATCATCAGCGTCATCGATGAAATCGCCTTCCAGACCAATCTTCTGGCGCTGAATGCCGGCGTCGAGGCGGCGCGTGCCGGTGAAGCAGGCAAGGGCTTCGCAGTCGTTGCCCAGGAAGTGCGCGAGCTTGCCCAGCGTTCCGCCAATGCAGCAAAGGACATCAAGGCGCTGATCACCACCTCCAACAGCCAGGTCCAGTCCGGTGTGCAGCTGGTGGGTGAAACTGGTACCGCACTGCAAACCATGGTGGCAGAAGTGCAGGAAATCAACCGGCATGTCAGCGCCATCGTTGAGGCGGCTCATGAACAATCGTCCGGCCTCCAGCAGATCAACACTGCCGTCAACCAGATGGACCAGGATACCCAGAAGAACGCGGCGATGGTGGAGGAATCCACGGCTGCAAGCCACGGCCTGGCAAGAGAAGTCGCCTCGCTGAACCAGTTGCTGTCGCAATTCAAGCTGGCTGGCGGCGGGCAAAGTGGGTTCAATTCTGGATCGGCCTATGCCGCCCCGGTTCGTCCCGCCCCCATTCATCCCGCACAGGCTCCGGTGGCTTCACCCGCCCGTGCGCTTGGCCGCAAGATCGCCGGTGCCTTTTCCGGCAAATCGTCAGCGACGGCTGCTGCTGCTGCCGATCAGTCCTGGGAAGAGTTCTGA
- a CDS encoding type I secretion system permease/ATPase, producing the protein MSRSKTTRGGVEELRAALARSKAGFLSIALFSFFVNLLVLTGPLFMLQVYDRVLAARSEATLLVLFLLVILLYAIMGILDHVRSRIAARIGARLQSEFDIRVFRALLDRSALASKGVAGPRGMRDLDALQKMLASSAIFAVFDIPWTPVFLFVIFVFHPWMGYLALGGGLVLIALTLLNQRGTKRIQAKAADASRISDEMTMALARDAETVKALGMRKSAATRWKTTRHTALAASIAYSDANGFYTAVSKTFRIFLQSAILALGAWLVLRGEIKAGAMIAGSILIGRALAPIETAISQWGLMQRAQEGWRNLSTLLEQIPEEDNRTTLPRPRAILQVQQVTAVPPGESVATLRMMSFELGPGHALGVIGPSGSGKSTLARLLTGVWQPMAGKIRLDGAALDQYGPDGLADHVGYLPQDVVLFEGTIAENIARLTADPDPDKVIAAARKAAAHEMILKLPQGYDTPLPATGQRLSGGQKQRIGLARALYGDPVLLILDEPNSNLDAEGSVALNMAIRALKASGGAAVIMAHRPAAIEECDLVLIMDHGARTAFGPRDEVLRAHLRNAQQVVGTKTNTSWGNAKQETTMTGFVPGAPRKP; encoded by the coding sequence ATGAGCCGGAGTAAGACCACGCGCGGCGGCGTCGAGGAGTTGCGGGCAGCGCTGGCGCGCAGCAAGGCGGGGTTCCTGTCCATTGCCCTGTTCAGTTTCTTCGTCAACCTTCTGGTCCTGACCGGACCCTTGTTCATGCTTCAGGTCTATGATCGGGTGCTGGCGGCACGCTCGGAGGCGACGCTTCTGGTCCTGTTTCTTCTGGTCATTCTGCTCTATGCGATCATGGGCATTCTCGACCACGTCCGTTCACGCATCGCCGCCCGGATCGGGGCGCGGCTCCAGAGCGAATTCGACATCAGGGTGTTTCGTGCCCTGCTCGATCGATCCGCACTGGCATCGAAGGGCGTTGCCGGTCCACGCGGTATGCGCGATCTGGACGCGCTGCAAAAAATGCTGGCGTCCTCGGCGATTTTTGCGGTTTTCGACATTCCCTGGACGCCGGTTTTCCTGTTCGTGATCTTCGTTTTCCATCCCTGGATGGGCTATCTGGCGCTGGGGGGCGGGCTGGTGCTGATCGCGCTGACGCTGCTGAACCAGCGCGGGACCAAGCGCATCCAGGCAAAAGCTGCGGATGCCAGCCGGATCAGCGACGAGATGACCATGGCGCTGGCTCGTGACGCCGAAACGGTCAAGGCCTTAGGCATGCGCAAGAGTGCGGCAACGCGCTGGAAGACGACGCGCCACACGGCGCTCGCCGCCAGCATTGCCTATTCGGATGCCAATGGCTTTTACACCGCCGTGTCCAAAACCTTCCGGATTTTCCTGCAATCGGCCATTCTGGCGCTGGGTGCCTGGCTGGTGCTGCGCGGCGAAATCAAGGCTGGTGCGATGATTGCCGGATCAATCCTGATCGGTCGGGCGCTGGCACCGATTGAGACGGCCATTTCCCAATGGGGATTGATGCAGCGGGCGCAGGAAGGCTGGCGTAATCTCTCAACCCTGCTGGAACAGATTCCCGAGGAAGACAACCGCACCACCCTGCCGAGGCCCCGTGCCATTTTGCAGGTTCAGCAGGTTACCGCCGTACCGCCCGGCGAAAGCGTGGCGACGCTGCGGATGATGAGTTTCGAGCTTGGCCCTGGCCATGCGCTGGGCGTGATCGGCCCCAGTGGCTCCGGCAAATCGACCCTTGCCCGGCTGCTGACCGGTGTCTGGCAGCCGATGGCGGGCAAGATCCGGCTGGACGGCGCCGCTCTGGACCAATATGGCCCGGATGGCCTGGCTGACCATGTCGGCTACCTGCCGCAGGACGTCGTGCTGTTTGAAGGGACGATTGCCGAAAACATCGCCCGCCTCACCGCCGATCCCGACCCGGACAAGGTGATTGCCGCCGCCCGCAAGGCTGCGGCCCATGAGATGATCCTGAAACTGCCACAGGGCTACGACACCCCCCTGCCCGCCACCGGCCAGCGGCTTTCCGGTGGGCAGAAGCAGCGCATCGGCCTTGCCCGCGCGCTCTACGGCGATCCGGTCCTGCTCATTCTGGACGAGCCGAATTCCAATCTGGATGCGGAAGGCTCCGTGGCATTGAACATGGCCATCCGCGCCCTCAAGGCCAGTGGCGGCGCTGCCGTGATCATGGCGCATCGCCCGGCGGCGATTGAGGAATGCGATCTGGTGCTGATCATGGACCATGGCGCCCGCACCGCTTTTGGCCCGCGCGACGAGGTGCTGCGTGCCCATTTGCGCAATGCCCAGCAAGTGGTGGGTACGAAGACAAATACGTCATGGGGGAATGCCAAACAGGAAACCACCATGACCGGTTTCGTACCCGGCGCCCCGCGCAAGCCATAG
- a CDS encoding HlyD family type I secretion periplasmic adaptor subunit, whose amino-acid sequence MSLFSQTSASASASPADMPASPAANRFSSTPESHVWQARGHTALGYGALAVLVLGLGAWSALTTIQGAVVGSGTVEVETNRQVVQHQAGGIVQDLLVKEGDVVQPGQVLLRMDEKLDQSELTIIENQLFSLLGNAGRLTAEQDGKSEISFDPELVERAKTDSHVREIIEGQRNLLQARQENRDKQVGQLQERKHQTAQQIEGLSAKLNALRQQRQLISEELAVQQKLLRDGLTQTSKVMTLQRSEVEADGEIASSMASIAESRAKIAEIEIAILNVSGELREQSITDLRNAEAQIAELRQKRVSSLETLGRTEVTAPTGGVVFGLTVHALRTVVKAAEPILYIIPQNVGLVITTNLPPNEIDQVHVGQKADLVFAAFDRRQTPDIHGTVIEVSADVFNDEKTGNSFYKAKIRPDEQEIARLGDVQVLPGMPVETFIQTTERSPFTYLTKPLASYFNKAFRER is encoded by the coding sequence ATGAGCCTGTTTTCCCAGACATCGGCGTCAGCCTCCGCTTCCCCGGCAGACATGCCCGCGTCCCCTGCGGCAAACCGGTTTTCGTCCACCCCTGAAAGCCACGTCTGGCAGGCCCGCGGTCACACGGCGCTCGGCTATGGCGCGCTGGCGGTCTTGGTGCTGGGGTTGGGTGCCTGGAGCGCACTGACCACCATCCAGGGCGCCGTGGTCGGCAGCGGCACGGTGGAGGTCGAAACCAACCGTCAGGTGGTCCAGCACCAGGCTGGCGGCATCGTGCAGGACTTGCTGGTCAAGGAGGGCGATGTCGTCCAGCCCGGCCAGGTTCTGCTGAGGATGGACGAAAAGCTCGACCAATCCGAGTTGACGATCATTGAAAACCAGTTGTTTTCGCTGCTCGGCAATGCCGGGCGGCTGACCGCGGAGCAGGATGGCAAGAGCGAGATCAGCTTCGACCCCGAACTTGTCGAACGGGCCAAGACCGACAGCCATGTGCGCGAGATTATCGAGGGTCAGCGCAACCTGTTGCAGGCGCGACAGGAAAACCGTGACAAACAGGTCGGGCAATTGCAGGAGCGCAAGCACCAGACCGCCCAGCAAATCGAGGGCCTGAGCGCCAAGCTCAATGCACTGCGCCAGCAAAGACAATTGATTAGTGAGGAACTGGCTGTTCAGCAGAAATTGCTGCGCGACGGCCTGACCCAGACCAGCAAGGTCATGACGCTGCAACGGTCCGAGGTCGAGGCAGACGGCGAGATCGCCTCGTCCATGGCCAGCATTGCCGAAAGCCGCGCCAAGATCGCCGAGATCGAAATCGCTATTCTGAATGTTAGTGGCGAACTGCGTGAACAATCGATCACCGATCTGCGCAATGCTGAAGCGCAGATTGCTGAATTGCGCCAGAAACGGGTCTCCTCCCTGGAAACTCTTGGCCGCACCGAAGTGACCGCGCCAACCGGCGGCGTGGTGTTCGGCCTGACCGTGCATGCGTTGCGCACCGTGGTCAAAGCGGCAGAACCGATCCTCTATATCATCCCGCAGAATGTCGGGCTGGTGATCACCACCAATTTGCCGCCCAATGAAATCGATCAGGTGCATGTCGGCCAGAAGGCCGATCTGGTGTTTGCCGCTTTCGACCGCCGCCAGACGCCGGATATCCACGGCACGGTGATTGAGGTCTCCGCCGACGTGTTCAACGATGAAAAAACCGGAAACAGCTTCTATAAGGCGAAAATCAGGCCCGATGAACAGGAAATTGCCCGGCTGGGCGATGTCCAGGTCCTGCCGGGGATGCCGGTTGAAACCTTTATCCAGACCACGGAACGCTCACCCTTCACCTACCTCACCAAACCGCTGGCCAGTTATTTCAACAAGGCTTTCCGGGAGCGCTGA
- the thrH gene encoding bifunctional phosphoserine phosphatase/homoserine phosphotransferase ThrH, whose product MTASICSFIDLEGVLVPEMWPHIAKSFGIPELQATTREIPDYRQLLDQRIKHLADHHVTLAEICASVAELDLFNGAVEFLAALKLRGRVVIVSDSFSPMNRHFIEQIAADQVLCHNFQTNDEDIVTGFDFWNGLAGKHLCFDAVDTEGCAHFAMGDALNDISMIRAATYGVLFQPSMATLLAAPDLRATSSYSEVLDILDEAIYINSRSASKRATTFLGSAFG is encoded by the coding sequence ATGACCGCATCTATCTGTTCCTTCATCGATCTCGAAGGCGTTCTCGTTCCGGAAATGTGGCCGCATATCGCCAAGTCGTTCGGAATTCCCGAACTCCAGGCGACGACGCGGGAAATTCCCGATTACCGTCAATTGCTGGATCAGCGGATCAAGCATTTGGCCGATCACCACGTTACCCTGGCCGAAATCTGCGCCAGTGTCGCGGAACTCGATCTGTTCAATGGGGCGGTGGAATTCCTCGCAGCGCTCAAGCTGCGTGGGCGTGTGGTGATTGTCTCGGATTCCTTCAGCCCGATGAACCGGCATTTTATCGAGCAGATCGCTGCTGATCAGGTCCTCTGTCACAATTTTCAGACCAATGACGAGGATATCGTCACCGGCTTCGACTTCTGGAATGGGCTGGCTGGAAAACATCTCTGTTTCGACGCCGTCGATACCGAGGGGTGCGCCCATTTTGCAATGGGCGACGCGTTGAACGACATTTCAATGATCCGTGCGGCGACCTATGGCGTGCTGTTTCAGCCCTCGATGGCGACGCTGCTGGCCGCGCCGGATCTGCGGGCGACATCATCCTATAGTGAAGTCCTCGATATCCTCGATGAAGCCATTTATATCAATAGCAGATCGGCCTCAAAGAGGGCCACGACGTTCCTGGGGAGCGCTTTCGGCTGA
- a CDS encoding LysE family translocator, which produces MEQILLIASITWLAVLSPGADFAMVSRNSFLYGRKSGLAASMGIAIACWFHVIYAMFGIAIIQHIFPNILDIIKFVGAAYLVYAGLATAFSKIRDVEGSLVPSDRSMGREMMTGILTNGLNPKTSIFVISLYTQFIGKDTPLSHQLLWGLFISLSHLLWFASVSTFLSNPAIRTVVLRRQRLFNILIGVVLASLGAILFTAGTLGSGAQ; this is translated from the coding sequence ATGGAACAAATACTTCTGATTGCTTCGATAACCTGGCTGGCCGTTCTCAGCCCCGGCGCGGATTTTGCCATGGTGTCGCGCAATAGTTTTCTTTATGGCCGCAAATCCGGGCTGGCGGCCTCGATGGGCATTGCCATTGCCTGCTGGTTTCATGTGATCTATGCCATGTTCGGCATTGCGATCATCCAGCATATTTTCCCCAATATTCTGGATATCATCAAATTCGTCGGCGCGGCCTATCTGGTCTATGCGGGCTTGGCCACGGCCTTCAGCAAGATACGCGATGTCGAAGGCAGTCTGGTTCCCAGCGACAGATCGATGGGCCGGGAAATGATGACGGGTATTCTGACCAATGGTCTCAATCCGAAGACGTCGATTTTCGTGATCAGTCTCTACACGCAATTCATCGGCAAGGACACGCCGCTGTCTCACCAATTGCTTTGGGGCCTGTTCATCTCCCTGTCGCATTTGCTGTGGTTCGCATCCGTTTCGACCTTTTTGTCCAACCCGGCCATTCGAACCGTCGTGCTGCGTCGCCAGCGCCTGTTCAATATCCTGATCGGGGTCGTGCTCGCCTCGCTGGGGGCCATTCTCTTTACCGCGGGCACTTTGGGGAGTGGCGCTCAATGA
- a CDS encoding 2OG-Fe dioxygenase family protein — MQGNISVLKHSDPANVTNIDVCQQLHDFDFVFLEGNNFLDIIHQSHFSSQDIADFQASWDDLKPDTYMADGGKYRLRRHATLTGAPKGGPVSLEKHQPHFQTTSYNPLNGGIERHFEPVLASTIENPVMQAIFSFASSTFGALSPFSTWHMELHQFRIEAVQTGGKPTPEGVHRDGVDFVLMVLIKRHNIVGGETSILDRDGVKLAEFTLMDPFDAAIVNDERVAHGVTPITKLDPDQQGLRDVLVLTFRRK; from the coding sequence ATGCAAGGCAATATTTCAGTTTTAAAGCACAGCGATCCGGCCAATGTGACCAATATCGATGTCTGCCAACAGTTGCATGACTTCGATTTTGTGTTTCTTGAAGGCAATAATTTTCTCGATATCATTCATCAAAGCCATTTTAGCAGCCAGGATATCGCCGATTTTCAGGCATCCTGGGATGATCTTAAGCCGGATACCTATATGGCCGACGGCGGCAAATATCGTCTTCGCCGGCACGCAACCCTGACGGGCGCGCCTAAGGGCGGGCCCGTCAGTCTCGAAAAGCATCAGCCGCATTTCCAGACGACCTCCTACAATCCTCTGAATGGCGGCATTGAGCGCCATTTCGAGCCGGTATTGGCATCGACCATTGAAAATCCGGTGATGCAGGCGATTTTCTCCTTCGCCTCTTCCACCTTCGGGGCTCTCTCGCCATTTTCCACCTGGCACATGGAATTGCATCAGTTCCGCATTGAAGCCGTGCAGACCGGTGGCAAGCCAACACCTGAAGGCGTTCACCGCGACGGTGTGGATTTTGTGCTGATGGTTCTCATCAAGCGGCACAATATCGTCGGTGGCGAAACCTCCATCCTGGATCGGGACGGCGTCAAGCTGGCGGAATTTACGCTGATGGACCCCTTCGATGCTGCCATTGTCAATGATGAACGCGTTGCCCATGGTGTAACGCCGATCACCAAGCTCGATCCCGACCAGCAGGGCCTGCGCGATGTTCTGGTCCTGACCTTCCGCCGCAAATAA